Proteins encoded within one genomic window of Nomia melanderi isolate GNS246 chromosome 8, iyNomMela1, whole genome shotgun sequence:
- the LOC116427394 gene encoding pre-mRNA-splicing factor ISY1 homolog translates to MARNAEKAMTTLARWRAAQSNEGARKEQERRPYLASECRDLRKAEKWRMQIIREIAKKVAQIQNAGLGEFRIRDLNDEINKLLREKRHWEAQIKELGGPDYSRVGPRMLDHEGREVPGNRGYKYFGAAKELPGVRELFEQEPPPPPRKTRAELMKDIDADYYGYRDDDDGILLPLEQKAEQEARERAMQEWSAQNERKETQDDEEVEITAQRAIPSQQDIQEALLARKKQELLEKYVL, encoded by the exons ATG GCAAGAAACGCGGAAAAAGCAAT GACCACGCTTGCTAGGTGGAGAGCAGCTCAAAGCAATGAAGGCGCCAGAAAAGAACAGGAGAGGAGGCCTTATTTGGCATCTGAATGCAGAGATCTGAGGAAAGCAGAAAAGTGGAGAATGCAAATAATTAGAGAAATTGCAAAGAAGGTTGCACAAATACAAAATGCGGGCCTTGGAGAATTTAGGATCAGAGATTTGAACGACGAGATTAATAAGTTACTGAGGGAAAAAAGGCATTGGGAAGCTCAGATAAAGGAGCTTGGTGGTCCCGATTATTCCAGAGTGGGGCCACGCATGTTAGACCACGAGGGTCGTGAG GTACCTGGAAATCGTGGTTACAAATATTTCGGGGCAGCGAAAGAATTACCAGGTGTTAGAGAACTTTTTGAACAAGAGCCTCCACCGCCTCCTCGGAAAACTCGAGCGGAATTGATGAAAGACATCGACGCCGATTATTATGGTTACAGAGACGACGATGACGGCATATTGTTACCATTGGAACAGAAAGCGGAACAAGAGGCCAGAGAGAGAGCTATGCAGGAATGGTCGGCGCAAAATGAAAGGAAGGAAACACAGGACGACGAAGAGGTAGAAATTACGGCGCAAAGAGCGATACCGTCGCAACAAGATATTCAGGAAGCGTTACTCGCAAGAAAGAAGCAAGAGCTGTTAGAGAAATATGTACTTTGA